AGGCTGTGCCACTTAAAAGCAAAAACCTGTAAAACTTAACTCGCTGACGGATTTTTCTCTTTTTCAGCAACCTGTTAGTCAAGCGGTGGTAATTTTATATTTCTCCTGGTGCATTTTTGGATTGGCCTGAAAAGTGATCTCGATTTTATGTTTTTCTTCCGTTTCTTCGATGAAGGAGCTTTCCTCCTGATACATCAGGTCATAGGTGGAAGGATGAACCTCCACATGGATCTCTTTATGGCTTAAATTCTGGCTGACCAATTTCTGGATGTCACGGATAATCTCATAACAAATCGTTGTCGGTGACTTGAGGGTTCCATTGCCCCCGCAATAAAAGCAGGGATCACACAGGGTTTGCGCAAGGCTTTCCCGGACGCGTTTGCGGGTCATTTCCGCCAACCCCAGTTCGGAGATTTTAAGAATCCGCGTCCGCGACCGATCTCCCTTGAGAGCCAGGGTCAATGCGTTCCAAACGATTTCCTTGCTTTCTTCCTTGGCCATATCGATAAAGTCAACGATGATGATGCCGCCAACATTTCGCAACCGCAATTGATAGACAACTTCCTTGACCGCCTCAAGGTTGGTTTTCAAAATGGTTTCTTCCGGGTCCGTGTGTCCCACGAATTTTCCCGTGTTGACATCAATGGCCACCAGCGCTTCCGTCTGGTCAATGGTTATAAACCCTCCGGATTTGAGCCAGACCTTCCGGTCCAGAGCGCGATTGATTTCTATCTCGATGCCATTGTGATCAAAGATCGGCCTGGGGTCATCGTGGTATTCAATTTTTTCGACCAGATGAGGCAGGTAGTCGGAGCAAAAATCAACGCACTTCTGATAGTCTTCCTTCGAATCGATCACCAACCGTTTGACGTCATGGGTGAACAAGTCGCGGATCGAACGCGATATGAGGTTGAGATCCTCATAAAACAAACGGCCAGCTTCCATGCCATTAGAACTTTTTT
The Nitrospinota bacterium genome window above contains:
- a CDS encoding Rne/Rng family ribonuclease, which produces MHSEIIINSNPREIRVALMENNQLVELFIEHKSNKGIVGNIYKGKVTKVLPGMQVAFVDIGLEKAGFLYVGDIDVLDMLDLEESEGIGIPISQDQEKESEDKPQRNFNHGIPIQDLLREGQEIMVQVAKNPLGTKGARITTYISLPGRYVVYMPTVNHINVSRRIEDEMEKERLKTLMEEIGRPGEGYIVRTAGQGCEKEDFESDLNFLHCLWDKLEKSSNGMEAGRLFYEDLNLISRSIRDLFTHDVKRLVIDSKEDYQKCVDFCSDYLPHLVEKIEYHDDPRPIFDHNGIEIEINRALDRKVWLKSGGFITIDQTEALVAIDVNTGKFVGHTDPEETILKTNLEAVKEVVYQLRLRNVGGIIIVDFIDMAKEESKEIVWNALTLALKGDRSRTRILKISELGLAEMTRKRVRESLAQTLCDPCFYCGGNGTLKSPTTICYEIIRDIQKLVSQNLSHKEIHVEVHPSTYDLMYQEESSFIEETEEKHKIEITFQANPKMHQEKYKITTA